The Pseudomonas baetica genome includes a region encoding these proteins:
- a CDS encoding DUF1289 domain-containing protein codes for MSSTKDPCISLCKFTDDICLGCGRSKREIKAWKKLDKDDKRTVLAEAALRLIKLGNAGRRKKK; via the coding sequence ATGAGTTCGACAAAAGACCCGTGCATCAGCCTCTGCAAATTCACCGACGACATCTGCCTCGGCTGTGGCCGCAGCAAACGCGAAATCAAAGCCTGGAAGAAACTCGACAAGGACGACAAGCGCACGGTGCTCGCCGAAGCCGCGCTGCGCCTGATCAAACTCGGCAACGCCGGCCGGCGGAAAAAGAAATAA
- a CDS encoding YciI family protein: MLYAIIATDVANSLEARLAARPAHLERLQVLKGEGRIVLAGPHPAVDSNDPGAAGFTGSLIVAEFDSLSAAQAWADADPYIAAGVYANVLVKPFKQVLP, encoded by the coding sequence ATGCTCTACGCCATCATTGCCACCGACGTCGCCAACTCGCTGGAAGCTCGCCTGGCCGCGCGCCCTGCGCACCTGGAACGCCTGCAAGTACTCAAGGGTGAAGGCCGCATCGTATTGGCCGGTCCGCACCCGGCCGTCGACAGCAATGATCCGGGCGCAGCGGGTTTCACCGGCAGCCTGATCGTCGCCGAATTCGATTCCCTGAGCGCTGCACAAGCGTGGGCCGATGCCGATCCGTATATCGCCGCTGGCGTCTACGCCAATGTGCTCGTCAAGCCGTTCAAGCAAGTCCTGCCGTAA
- a CDS encoding translation initiation factor 2 has protein sequence MRKGPLCLMLVTLSIMAPAHGEETTEGGSSTPLSLSAGSQITELQQRLKASEQQREELNKQLQNADNTRESAQLARLRQENQRLKLQLKEAQASPLPRLLTDQQQWFVTGAGVALLALLCGIFASGASRKRRQWLN, from the coding sequence ATGCGCAAGGGTCCGTTGTGTCTGATGTTGGTCACGTTATCGATCATGGCGCCCGCCCATGGTGAGGAAACCACCGAAGGCGGCAGTTCCACGCCATTGTCATTGAGTGCCGGCAGCCAGATCACCGAGTTGCAGCAGCGCCTCAAGGCCAGCGAGCAGCAGCGCGAAGAACTGAACAAACAACTGCAAAATGCCGACAACACACGCGAAAGCGCCCAGCTCGCCCGGTTGCGCCAAGAGAACCAGCGTCTGAAGCTGCAACTCAAGGAAGCCCAGGCCAGCCCGTTGCCGCGCCTGCTGACCGATCAGCAACAGTGGTTCGTCACTGGCGCCGGGGTAGCGCTATTGGCGCTGCTCTGCGGTATCTTTGCCAGTGGTGCAAGCCGAAAACGTCGGCAATGGTTAAATTGA
- a CDS encoding PHP domain-containing protein produces MNVDLHCHSTASDGALAPAVLVARAFENGVRVLALTDHDTLEGLAEARAAANELGMQLVNGVELSCTWGGATIHVLGYGFDVNAAPLVEAIAKLHDGRWLRSEEISRKLALKGMPGALDGARKIQQELGDSGNAPARPHFADWMVREGFVKDRAEAFRKWLGAGKLGDVKLHWPTLEDTVGTLRAANAWVSLAHPWHYDFTRSKRRKLIADYIQAGGHAIEVVNGHQPAEQVGSLATLAREFGLLVSAGSDFHGPGGWSEIGQYRPVPEDLPPLWCRFKHDTDIAAV; encoded by the coding sequence GTGAATGTTGATTTGCACTGCCATAGCACGGCCTCCGATGGCGCCCTCGCGCCTGCGGTTCTGGTTGCGCGTGCGTTCGAGAACGGCGTGCGAGTCCTGGCGTTGACCGACCACGACACCCTCGAAGGCCTCGCCGAAGCGCGCGCGGCCGCCAACGAATTGGGCATGCAACTGGTCAACGGCGTCGAATTGTCCTGCACCTGGGGCGGGGCGACCATTCATGTGCTCGGCTACGGTTTCGACGTCAACGCCGCGCCGTTGGTCGAAGCGATCGCCAAATTGCACGATGGCCGCTGGCTGCGGTCGGAAGAAATAAGCCGCAAGCTCGCCCTCAAGGGCATGCCCGGCGCCCTCGATGGCGCGCGCAAGATCCAGCAGGAACTGGGCGACAGCGGCAACGCGCCGGCCCGTCCGCATTTCGCTGACTGGATGGTGCGTGAAGGTTTTGTTAAGGATCGCGCCGAGGCGTTCCGCAAGTGGCTCGGCGCCGGCAAGTTGGGCGACGTCAAGCTGCACTGGCCGACGCTGGAAGACACCGTCGGCACGTTGCGCGCCGCCAATGCCTGGGTCAGTCTGGCGCATCCGTGGCACTACGATTTCACCCGCAGCAAGCGCCGAAAGCTGATTGCCGACTATATTCAAGCAGGCGGGCATGCAATCGAGGTGGTCAATGGCCACCAGCCTGCGGAACAGGTGGGCAGCCTGGCAACCCTTGCCCGTGAGTTCGGTCTGCTGGTCAGCGCCGGCAGTGACTTCCATGGCCCTGGCGGCTGGTCCGAGATCGGCCAGTACCGGCCGGTTCCCGAGGACCTTCCACCCCTGTGGTGTCGGTTCAAACATGACACAGATATTGCCGCCGTCTGA
- a CDS encoding L-threonylcarbamoyladenylate synthase has product MSQFFQIHPENPQARLIKQAVEIIRKGGVVVYPTDSSYAIGCQIGDKTAIERVRRLRQLDEKHNFALICSDLSQLGNYAKIDTGTFRILKAHLPGPYTFILNATREVPRLLLHPKKRTIGLRVPSHPIALALLAELGEPLMSVTLIMPGDEDPLSDPYEMRQLLEHQVDLIVDGGFGGIKASTVIDLTGDDPEVVRVGCGDPTPFMVEA; this is encoded by the coding sequence GTGAGTCAATTTTTCCAGATTCATCCGGAAAACCCGCAAGCGCGCCTGATCAAACAGGCGGTCGAGATCATCCGCAAGGGCGGGGTAGTGGTGTATCCCACGGACTCTTCCTACGCGATCGGTTGCCAAATCGGCGACAAGACTGCCATCGAGCGCGTGCGACGCCTGCGTCAGCTCGATGAAAAGCACAACTTCGCGCTGATCTGCAGCGACCTGTCGCAACTGGGCAATTACGCCAAGATTGACACTGGCACCTTCCGCATTCTCAAGGCGCACCTGCCGGGGCCTTACACCTTTATTCTCAACGCCACCCGCGAAGTGCCGCGCCTGCTGCTGCATCCGAAGAAACGCACCATCGGCCTGCGCGTGCCGAGCCATCCGATTGCGCTGGCGCTGTTGGCCGAACTGGGCGAGCCGCTGATGAGCGTGACCCTGATCATGCCCGGCGATGAAGACCCGCTCAGTGATCCGTACGAAATGCGCCAATTGCTCGAACACCAGGTGGACTTGATCGTGGATGGCGGTTTCGGCGGCATCAAAGCCTCCACCGTGATCGACCTGACCGGCGACGACCCGGAAGTGGTGCGCGTCGGTTGCGGCGATCCGACGCCGTTCATGGTCGAGGCCTGA
- a CDS encoding segregation and condensation protein A has product MSAVETVVDPQADAQQELPFAMVYGQAVMEMPLDLYIPPDALEVFLEAFEGPLDLLLYLIRKQNINILDIPVAEITRQYMGYVELMQSVRLELAAEYLVMAAMLAEIKSRMLLPRAETIEDEEDDPRAELIRRLQEYERFKAAAEGIDNLSRVGRDVVVPKLDAPEARARKLLPDVALEEILMCMAEVLRRGDMFESHQVSREALSTRERMSDVLERLKGGGFVPFVELFTAEEGRLGVVVTFMAILELVKESLVELVQNEPFAAIHVRARAE; this is encoded by the coding sequence ATGTCCGCAGTGGAAACCGTTGTCGATCCCCAGGCCGATGCCCAACAGGAACTGCCGTTTGCCATGGTCTATGGCCAGGCGGTCATGGAAATGCCGCTCGACCTGTACATCCCGCCGGATGCGCTCGAGGTATTTCTTGAAGCCTTCGAAGGCCCGCTCGACCTGCTGCTGTACCTGATCCGCAAACAGAACATCAACATCCTCGACATCCCGGTGGCGGAAATTACCCGCCAGTACATGGGTTACGTCGAGTTGATGCAGTCGGTGCGCCTGGAACTCGCTGCCGAGTACTTGGTGATGGCCGCGATGCTCGCCGAGATCAAGTCGCGCATGCTCCTGCCGCGCGCTGAAACTATCGAAGACGAAGAAGACGACCCGCGCGCCGAACTGATCCGCCGCTTGCAGGAATACGAGCGCTTCAAAGCTGCCGCCGAAGGCATCGACAACCTCAGCCGCGTCGGCCGCGACGTAGTCGTGCCCAAGCTCGATGCCCCGGAAGCCCGCGCGCGCAAGCTGTTGCCGGACGTGGCGCTGGAAGAGATTTTGATGTGCATGGCCGAAGTGCTGCGCCGTGGCGACATGTTTGAAAGCCATCAGGTGAGCCGCGAGGCGCTGTCCACCCGCGAGCGCATGAGTGATGTGCTGGAGCGGCTCAAGGGCGGCGGTTTTGTGCCGTTCGTCGAGCTGTTTACCGCCGAGGAAGGTCGCTTGGGTGTAGTGGTGACCTTTATGGCGATCCTTGAACTGGTCAAGGAATCCTTGGTCGAGCTGGTGCAGAATGAGCCGTTCGCCGCGATCCACGTGCGAGCCCGAGCCGAATAA
- a CDS encoding septation protein A, producing MKQFIDFIPLLLFFIVYKLDPRVVDIAGHEVTVGGIYSATAMLIISSLVVYGALFIKQRKLEKSQWLTLIACLVFGSLTLAFHSETFLKWKAPVVNWLFAVAFIGSHFIGDRLLIKRIMGHALTLPDPVWTRLNIAWIAFFLFCGAANLFVAFTFQSYWVDFKVFGSLGMTVLFLVAQGIYLSRHLHDTDTTTPKTED from the coding sequence GTGAAACAATTCATCGATTTCATCCCGCTCCTGCTGTTTTTCATCGTCTACAAACTTGATCCCCGGGTCGTCGACATTGCCGGCCATGAGGTCACTGTAGGCGGTATTTACAGCGCCACGGCGATGCTGATCATCAGTTCACTGGTGGTCTACGGCGCGTTGTTCATCAAACAGCGCAAGCTGGAAAAGAGCCAATGGCTGACCCTGATCGCCTGCCTGGTCTTTGGCAGTCTGACCCTGGCCTTCCACAGCGAGACCTTCCTGAAATGGAAAGCCCCGGTGGTCAACTGGCTGTTCGCTGTCGCTTTCATCGGTAGCCACTTCATCGGTGACCGCCTGCTGATCAAACGCATCATGGGCCACGCGCTGACCCTGCCGGACCCGGTCTGGACGCGCCTGAACATTGCCTGGATCGCCTTCTTCCTGTTCTGCGGGGCGGCCAACCTGTTCGTCGCCTTCACCTTCCAGAGTTACTGGGTCGATTTCAAGGTGTTCGGCAGCCTGGGCATGACCGTGCTGTTCCTGGTCGCACAGGGCATTTACCTGTCCCGTCACCTGCACGACACCGACACCACAACACCAAAAACCGAGGACTGA
- the scpB gene encoding SMC-Scp complex subunit ScpB, with the protein MNLTEPRELAPLLEAFLLASGKPQSLERLFELFEEGERPEPAVFKKALTLLGKSCEGRAFELKEVSSGYRLQIREKFSPWVGRLWEERPQRYSRALLETIALIAYRQPITRGEIEDVRGVAVNSNIVKTLLEREWIRVVGYRDVPGKPAMFATTKMFLDHFNLKNLEDLPPLAELREMETDPVLDFDDAPVPQSLQELADASAEPEEEKEETSFHTLLLELDSMEEGIKTDFDDLLRDVADGETPMPEPEVEVAEPVIEVELEAEPEAEPEEDILGVAEAREKLLAAVAALEKPAPEPELSEEEAEARALAEAIEAERREFED; encoded by the coding sequence ATGAACCTGACTGAACCCCGCGAGCTGGCACCCCTGCTTGAAGCCTTTCTGTTGGCCTCGGGAAAGCCGCAATCCCTTGAGCGTCTTTTTGAACTGTTCGAAGAAGGCGAACGGCCTGAGCCTGCGGTCTTCAAGAAAGCCCTGACCCTGCTCGGCAAGTCCTGCGAGGGCCGTGCGTTCGAGCTCAAGGAAGTCTCGTCGGGCTATCGCCTGCAGATTCGCGAGAAGTTTTCGCCGTGGGTCGGCCGCCTCTGGGAAGAGCGCCCGCAGCGTTATTCCCGTGCCTTGCTGGAGACTATTGCGCTGATCGCCTATCGCCAGCCGATCACCCGTGGCGAGATCGAAGACGTGCGCGGTGTGGCGGTGAACAGCAACATTGTCAAAACCTTGCTGGAGCGCGAGTGGATTCGCGTTGTCGGTTACCGCGACGTGCCGGGCAAACCGGCGATGTTTGCCACTACCAAGATGTTTCTCGATCACTTCAACCTGAAGAACCTCGAAGACCTGCCGCCACTGGCCGAGCTGCGCGAAATGGAAACCGATCCGGTGCTCGATTTCGACGACGCGCCAGTGCCGCAGAGTTTGCAGGAGCTGGCCGACGCCAGTGCCGAGCCGGAGGAAGAGAAGGAGGAAACCAGTTTCCACACCTTGCTGCTGGAGCTGGACAGCATGGAGGAGGGCATCAAGACCGACTTCGACGATTTGCTTCGGGATGTGGCGGACGGTGAGACGCCGATGCCCGAGCCTGAAGTCGAGGTCGCTGAGCCTGTCATTGAAGTTGAACTTGAAGCCGAGCCAGAAGCCGAACCGGAAGAGGACATTCTCGGTGTCGCTGAAGCCCGCGAAAAGCTCTTGGCCGCCGTCGCCGCCCTGGAAAAACCCGCGCCCGAACCCGAGCTGAGCGAAGAAGAAGCCGAAGCCCGCGCACTGGCCGAAGCCATCGAAGCCGAACGCCGCGAGTTCGAAGACTGA